Proteins encoded together in one Pelagicoccus sp. SDUM812003 window:
- a CDS encoding DUF3016 domain-containing protein — translation MNPITKNILAAGAALAMVAPLSAGTSAIEWEKPDSYTDIGSDYGATDQFDLFKKEIESYVERVAETELPDGAILEMKVSNVDLAGQIEPWGLNQDVRIVRDIYPPKMRFTYTLRKDGKVVSEGKENLSDLDFTYNIGRRFFDQDQFFYEKEMIGEWIRSEFKNS, via the coding sequence ATGAACCCAATCACTAAAAACATTCTTGCTGCCGGAGCTGCGCTAGCGATGGTCGCGCCCCTCAGCGCGGGTACTTCCGCTATCGAATGGGAAAAGCCGGACTCCTATACCGACATTGGTTCGGACTATGGAGCGACTGACCAGTTCGACCTATTCAAGAAGGAAATCGAATCCTACGTGGAGCGCGTGGCTGAAACTGAGCTTCCGGACGGAGCTATCCTCGAAATGAAGGTAAGCAACGTGGACCTCGCAGGCCAAATTGAACCTTGGGGGCTCAATCAGGATGTGCGTATCGTGCGCGATATCTATCCGCCGAAGATGCGCTTCACTTACACGCTGCGAAAGGACGGCAAAGTGGTGAGTGAAGGTAAAGAAAACCTGAGCGACCTCGACTTTACTTACAATATTGGACGCCGCTTCTTCGATCAGGACCAGTTCTTCTATGAGAAGGAGATGATTGGAGAATGGATACGCAGCGAGTTTAAAAATTCGTAG